From the genome of Bordetella sp. H567, one region includes:
- a CDS encoding ABC transporter permease translates to MSTQPLETSVRAKQDRQPAAARTAQAASAVQAPRPAPAARAAAGRRSRRVSWVPLAGLAVLLLAWDLAVTYMHVPPYILPAPQAVWRALWSGLAASPASATGYYLPLWSTLSNAAIGFVIGTVCGLALGSLMAESRRVEKLLMPYAFALQSLPKVAIAPLIVIWLGFGDSSKIAIAALLAFFPVLINSFTGLRAVEPERVDLMRSLSATRLETYRIVKLPNAAPYIFAGLDMAVVYALLGTIVAEFLGAQRGMGVVITQAQAVTDVAGVFAALVILGVMGVLLHTLVRRLEKRVVHWSDRAKS, encoded by the coding sequence ATGAGCACGCAACCCCTGGAGACATCTGTCCGTGCGAAGCAGGACAGGCAGCCCGCGGCGGCCAGGACGGCACAGGCCGCGTCCGCGGTGCAGGCACCCAGGCCAGCGCCCGCCGCGCGCGCCGCGGCCGGCCGCCGGTCACGGCGCGTGTCATGGGTGCCGCTGGCCGGCCTGGCCGTGCTGCTGCTGGCCTGGGACCTGGCGGTCACCTACATGCATGTGCCGCCCTATATCCTGCCGGCGCCGCAGGCCGTATGGCGGGCGCTGTGGTCGGGCCTGGCCGCCTCGCCGGCCAGCGCGACGGGCTATTACCTGCCGCTCTGGAGCACCTTGAGCAACGCCGCCATCGGCTTCGTCATCGGCACGGTCTGCGGCCTGGCGCTGGGATCGCTGATGGCGGAAAGCCGGCGCGTGGAAAAGCTGCTGATGCCCTATGCCTTCGCCCTGCAAAGCCTGCCCAAGGTGGCCATCGCCCCGCTCATCGTGATCTGGCTGGGCTTTGGTGACAGTTCGAAGATCGCCATCGCCGCCTTGCTGGCCTTCTTCCCGGTCCTGATCAACAGCTTCACGGGACTGCGGGCCGTCGAACCCGAACGCGTGGACCTGATGCGCTCCTTGTCGGCCACGCGCCTGGAAACCTACCGCATCGTCAAGCTGCCCAATGCCGCGCCCTACATTTTCGCGGGCCTGGACATGGCGGTGGTCTACGCACTGCTGGGCACCATCGTCGCCGAATTCCTGGGGGCGCAGCGGGGCATGGGCGTGGTCATCACGCAGGCACAGGCGGTGACGGACGTGGCCGGCGTGTTCGCCGCGCTGGTCATCCTGGGCGTGATGGGCGTATTGCTGCATACGCTGGTGCGACGGCTGGAAAAAAGAGTGGTCCATTGGAGCGACCGCGCGAAATCCTGA
- a CDS encoding ABC transporter substrate-binding protein encodes MTRRNFVWASGAAAVSLVVGRPAAAADLRPVKLGVGLKAMSPIVINLVIGEVLGYNKEEGLTVSAMALGTNANVQVAVDRGDVDVGVGVPSFGLPLLAQGQWSTSRNFYEYTYPYKWDIAVAPGSSIARYQDLKGKRIGVSDFGATDYPVTRNVLRSLGFDPDKDFKWIAVGNGVPAGVALQRDAIDALAYYDTGFGQIEAAGIPLKLLPRPEKLPLVGGQFLESRVATFQSQREMLVGVGRSVCKSSQFIMANPRAGALAFLRMFPETAPRGSSTDDAVQAVLRAIGRRIKLYAPPYEGASMGSINEQEFRTEAEMNNLRIADFTPFYTNDLIADINSFDAAKVRAQAKDYK; translated from the coding sequence ATGACACGCAGGAATTTCGTATGGGCATCCGGTGCGGCGGCCGTTTCGCTGGTCGTGGGGCGGCCCGCGGCGGCCGCGGATCTGCGGCCGGTGAAGCTGGGCGTCGGCCTGAAGGCCATGAGCCCGATCGTGATCAATCTGGTGATCGGCGAAGTGCTGGGCTACAACAAGGAAGAGGGCCTTACGGTCAGCGCGATGGCGCTGGGCACGAATGCCAACGTGCAGGTGGCGGTCGACCGCGGTGACGTGGATGTGGGCGTGGGCGTGCCGTCCTTCGGCTTGCCGCTGCTGGCGCAAGGGCAGTGGAGTACCTCGCGCAACTTCTACGAATACACCTATCCCTACAAGTGGGACATCGCGGTGGCGCCCGGCTCGTCGATTGCCCGCTACCAGGACCTGAAGGGCAAGCGCATCGGCGTGTCCGACTTCGGCGCGACGGACTATCCGGTGACGCGCAATGTGCTGCGATCGCTGGGCTTCGATCCGGACAAGGACTTCAAGTGGATCGCGGTGGGCAATGGCGTGCCCGCGGGCGTCGCTCTGCAGCGCGATGCCATCGACGCCCTGGCGTACTACGACACGGGCTTCGGCCAGATCGAGGCGGCCGGTATTCCGCTGAAGCTGTTGCCACGCCCGGAAAAACTGCCCCTGGTCGGCGGCCAGTTCCTGGAGTCGCGCGTGGCGACCTTCCAATCGCAGCGCGAGATGCTGGTGGGCGTCGGCCGCTCGGTCTGCAAGTCCTCGCAGTTCATCATGGCCAACCCGCGCGCGGGCGCGCTTGCCTTCCTGCGGATGTTTCCGGAGACCGCGCCGCGCGGCAGCTCCACCGACGACGCGGTGCAAGCCGTCCTGCGCGCCATCGGCCGGCGCATCAAGCTGTATGCGCCGCCCTACGAGGGCGCTTCGATGGGGAGCATCAACGAACAGGAATTCCGCACGGAAGCCGAGATGAACAATCTGCGCATCGCCGACTTCACGCCGTTCTACACGAACGACCTGATCGCGGACATCAACAGCTTCGACGCGGCGAAGGTCCGCGCCCAGGCCAAGGACTACAAGTGA
- a CDS encoding SDR family NAD(P)-dependent oxidoreductase produces MSADAGSPLAGHALVTGACSGIGAAIAARLLEENWRVTGVDRAPAVIQAVRYDHIVTDLADVRATQDMARALPVMDAVVHAAGHMRTAPLGRLDPDEGDAMWRIHVRAPQVLLDAMAARLPQGARIVLIGSRVAQGAAGRSQYAAAKSALIGMARSWAAELAPRGITVNVVAPAATDTPMLRDAGRASSTPTLPPIGRFVSPREIAGLTAFLLGPDGGAITGQQVLVCGGASL; encoded by the coding sequence GTGAGCGCGGACGCTGGATCGCCGCTGGCAGGGCATGCCCTGGTCACCGGCGCCTGCTCCGGCATCGGCGCGGCCATCGCTGCCCGGCTGCTGGAGGAAAACTGGCGGGTGACCGGCGTGGACCGGGCGCCGGCCGTCATCCAGGCGGTACGCTACGACCATATCGTGACGGATCTGGCCGATGTCCGCGCGACCCAGGACATGGCCCGCGCACTTCCCGTCATGGACGCGGTGGTGCATGCGGCGGGCCACATGCGCACGGCCCCATTGGGCCGCCTGGATCCCGACGAGGGAGATGCGATGTGGCGCATCCATGTGCGCGCCCCGCAGGTCCTGCTTGACGCCATGGCGGCCCGCCTGCCGCAGGGCGCTCGCATTGTGCTGATCGGCAGCCGCGTCGCCCAGGGGGCCGCCGGGCGCAGCCAGTATGCGGCCGCCAAATCGGCGCTGATCGGCATGGCGCGTTCCTGGGCCGCTGAACTGGCGCCGCGCGGAATCACCGTGAACGTGGTCGCGCCGGCGGCCACCGATACCCCCATGCTCCGCGACGCCGGCCGTGCATCGTCGACGCCGACCCTGCCGCCGATCGGCCGCTTCGTGTCGCCGCGGGAAATCGCGGGCCTCACGGCATTTCTGCTGGGGCCCGACGGTGGGGCCATCACCGGGCAGCAAGTGCTCGTTTGCGGCGGCGCATCACTGTAG
- a CDS encoding Bug family tripartite tricarboxylate transporter substrate binding protein has protein sequence MKFLSSIAAGTLGLALGIGSAHAQSSVANYPDHPIKLVVGYAPGGGNDVAARLIAKELTPILHQTIVVENRPGAGTNIAASFVARSAPDGYTLSLSSTALAVNVTLYPKLDYDAVKDFEPIAIFAEAPNLLIVNPKLPVNSVADLVAYGKKHPGKLNFSSAGSGSTQHLAGELFKTKAGITATHVPYKGSAPSLTAVISGESDFTFVNIPSSKQLIESGQVKALAITSAKRFPAVPTIPTMAEAGIQGMEVATWYSILAPAGTPRPIIDKLNKAVNQAVSKPEFRKQLEDLGTAPMTESPEYFKKFLGEEIVRWREIVQQSHATVN, from the coding sequence ATGAAGTTCCTTTCGTCGATAGCGGCCGGGACGCTCGGCCTTGCCCTGGGCATCGGCAGCGCGCACGCGCAATCCTCGGTGGCGAACTATCCGGACCATCCCATCAAGCTGGTCGTCGGCTATGCCCCCGGTGGCGGCAACGATGTGGCCGCGCGCCTGATCGCCAAGGAATTGACGCCCATCCTGCACCAGACCATCGTGGTGGAAAACCGGCCCGGAGCCGGCACCAACATCGCCGCGTCCTTCGTTGCCCGCTCCGCGCCGGACGGCTACACGCTGTCGCTGTCGTCGACGGCGCTGGCCGTGAACGTCACGCTATATCCCAAGCTGGACTACGACGCCGTCAAGGACTTCGAACCTATCGCCATCTTCGCGGAAGCGCCCAATCTGTTGATCGTCAACCCCAAGCTGCCGGTCAACTCGGTGGCCGACCTGGTGGCCTACGGCAAGAAGCATCCGGGCAAGCTGAACTTTTCCTCGGCAGGCAGCGGCAGCACGCAACACCTGGCGGGCGAATTGTTCAAGACCAAGGCGGGCATCACGGCGACCCACGTCCCCTACAAGGGGTCGGCACCCTCGCTGACGGCGGTGATCAGCGGCGAATCGGACTTCACCTTCGTGAACATCCCCAGCAGCAAGCAGTTGATCGAAAGCGGACAGGTAAAGGCGCTGGCGATCACCAGCGCCAAGCGCTTCCCCGCCGTGCCCACCATTCCGACCATGGCCGAAGCCGGCATCCAAGGGATGGAGGTGGCGACCTGGTATTCGATCCTGGCGCCGGCCGGCACGCCACGCCCCATCATCGACAAGTTGAACAAGGCGGTGAACCAGGCAGTGTCCAAGCCGGAATTCCGCAAGCAGCTGGAAGACCTGGGAACCGCCCCGATGACGGAGTCCCCGGAATACTTCAAGAAATTCCTGGGCGAGGAGATCGTGCGGTGGCGTGAGATCGTGCAGCAATCCCACGCCACGGTGAATTGA
- a CDS encoding DUF3313 domain-containing protein, whose protein sequence is MMKTYKAIGIGAAMMVLTACTTPAPKESGFLGNEYSKMHKMDAPGGGTRLAYLNPKFTPSSYNAVLLEPVVYYPQPQPTENVSMQTLEQIRSYADTSLREKLGHQVRLADTPGPGVARIRVALTAVGNESQPLAVYQYIPIALVVTGAKAAIEGGRPQDATLAVETSATDSMTNETLYAAVRGGTGEEISKPSEEQGGVRLDSLKALIDTWTTGASEEIVKYVAVR, encoded by the coding sequence ATGATGAAGACTTACAAGGCAATCGGTATCGGCGCGGCGATGATGGTGTTGACGGCGTGTACGACGCCGGCACCGAAGGAATCGGGCTTCTTGGGCAACGAATACTCCAAGATGCACAAGATGGACGCGCCTGGCGGCGGTACCCGCCTTGCCTATCTGAATCCGAAGTTCACGCCATCCAGCTACAACGCTGTTCTGCTGGAACCCGTGGTCTATTATCCCCAGCCGCAGCCGACCGAGAACGTCTCGATGCAGACGCTGGAGCAGATCCGTTCGTATGCCGATACATCGCTGCGCGAGAAACTGGGCCACCAGGTGCGGCTCGCGGATACGCCCGGGCCCGGCGTCGCGCGTATCCGTGTCGCGCTGACGGCCGTCGGCAACGAAAGCCAGCCACTGGCGGTTTACCAATACATTCCGATCGCCCTGGTGGTGACGGGCGCCAAGGCCGCGATCGAGGGCGGACGACCGCAAGACGCGACGCTTGCCGTCGAGACCTCGGCGACCGACAGCATGACCAATGAAACGCTGTACGCGGCGGTACGCGGCGGCACTGGAGAGGAAATCAGCAAACCGTCGGAGGAGCAGGGCGGTGTCCGCCTGGACAGCCTCAAGGCCTTGATCGATACCTGGACCACCGGCGCGTCAGAGGAAATCGTCAAGTATGTAGCGGTGCGATAG
- a CDS encoding PqiB family protein: MADFGSSGKDDIADPSVTRRKRRLSWIWLVPVVAAIAAGGLVLRTWLQAGPTITITFQTAEGLEAGKTQIRYKDVNVGLIESIRLSEDRSHVVTTAQLAKEAASLAQEGTTFWVVRPRLGLSGVSGLSTLLSGAYIGVDAPRKVETGRPKTQFTGLEVPPEVAQDRAGRRFQLRANTLGSLDIGSPVYYRRIPVGQVIGYRLRDDGQEVDIQIFIDAPNERFVTAATRFWNASGFDFSLGANGLKVRTQSLLSLALGGLAFEDIGDEARTVATADADFRVYDSEENARAKPDRWSVKIRMRFDQSVRGLSVGAPVELNGVTMGQVDAIDMDLDRERQRFFAVVSATIYPDRLGSVAQVVRQEYMGDAEHPTGRLLGGLIENGMRAQLRTGNLLTGQLYVALDVFPDAPPATFQMGVPADIPTVPNNLDQLQQQLTSIVNKLEKVPFDKIGADLRTTLSSASRLMTRLDKQVAPEAQAALREAGKSLAAITHMLSSDSGLVSDTERTVQELNRTARSLRALSDYLQAHPEALLRGRTPERLPVGTSSRN, encoded by the coding sequence ATGGCGGACTTCGGCTCGTCAGGCAAGGATGACATCGCGGACCCGTCGGTCACGCGAAGAAAACGGCGGCTCTCCTGGATATGGCTGGTGCCCGTCGTGGCCGCGATCGCGGCGGGGGGGCTGGTGTTGCGCACCTGGCTGCAAGCCGGACCCACCATCACCATTACGTTCCAGACGGCGGAAGGGCTGGAGGCGGGCAAGACGCAGATCCGCTACAAGGACGTCAACGTCGGCCTGATCGAAAGTATCCGGCTCAGCGAGGATCGATCCCACGTCGTCACCACCGCGCAATTGGCCAAGGAGGCCGCGTCCCTCGCCCAGGAGGGCACGACGTTCTGGGTGGTCCGTCCGCGGCTGGGCTTGAGCGGCGTATCCGGACTGAGCACGCTGTTGTCCGGCGCCTATATCGGCGTGGATGCCCCGCGCAAGGTGGAAACCGGGCGGCCGAAAACCCAGTTCACCGGCCTGGAAGTTCCGCCGGAAGTCGCGCAGGACCGCGCGGGCAGGCGCTTCCAACTACGCGCCAATACCCTGGGGTCGCTGGACATCGGTTCTCCGGTGTACTACAGGCGCATCCCGGTTGGGCAGGTCATCGGCTACAGGCTGCGCGATGATGGCCAGGAGGTCGACATTCAGATCTTCATTGATGCGCCCAACGAGCGCTTCGTCACCGCCGCGACACGCTTCTGGAACGCCAGCGGCTTCGATTTCAGCCTGGGCGCGAATGGCTTGAAAGTCCGCACGCAGTCCTTGTTGTCGCTTGCCCTGGGGGGCCTCGCGTTCGAGGACATCGGCGATGAAGCGCGGACTGTCGCGACCGCGGATGCGGACTTCCGTGTCTACGATAGCGAGGAAAACGCGCGCGCCAAGCCGGACCGGTGGTCCGTGAAAATCCGCATGCGCTTTGACCAATCGGTGCGTGGACTCAGCGTCGGGGCGCCCGTCGAACTCAATGGCGTCACCATGGGACAGGTCGACGCGATCGATATGGACCTGGACAGGGAACGCCAGCGCTTTTTCGCCGTGGTCAGCGCCACGATCTATCCTGACCGCCTCGGCTCCGTGGCGCAGGTCGTGCGGCAAGAATACATGGGGGATGCGGAACATCCGACCGGCCGGCTGCTCGGCGGCTTGATCGAGAACGGCATGCGCGCGCAGCTTCGCACCGGCAATCTGCTGACCGGGCAGCTGTATGTCGCGCTGGATGTTTTTCCGGACGCGCCCCCGGCGACGTTCCAGATGGGCGTTCCCGCGGACATCCCGACCGTGCCCAATAACCTGGATCAACTGCAGCAGCAACTGACCAGCATCGTCAACAAGCTGGAGAAGGTACCCTTCGACAAAATCGGTGCCGATTTGCGGACGACATTGAGCAGCGCCTCTCGCCTGATGACGCGCCTGGACAAGCAGGTCGCGCCGGAGGCCCAAGCGGCGCTGCGCGAAGCCGGGAAGTCCCTGGCGGCGATCACCCATATGCTTTCTTCCGATAGCGGGCTGGTGTCGGATACGGAGCGCACCGTGCAGGAGTTGAACCGGACCGCGCGCTCGCTGCGCGCCTTGTCGGATTATCTCCAGGCCCATCCCGAGGCGCTGCTGCGCGGGCGGACGCCGGAGCGGCTGCCGGTGGGGACGAGTTCCCGGAACTGA
- a CDS encoding Bug family tripartite tricarboxylate transporter substrate binding protein yields the protein MNSRIIAAGLVLALGMAGSAAAADYPSRPITWIVPFAAGGPTDAMARNIANRVGQTLKQTILIENVAGAGGTIGAAKAAKSTSDGYTFLVGHVGYMAAAPSLYQRLQYDPVKDFDAVFRFPDTPLVLLVGAGSPQKDVKSLVAYARANPGKLNFGNAGVGSTSHLVAAMFAAQAGIEITPIAYKGAGPAMNDLMGGQVDAMFDQTNTALPQTRGGKIRALALTSTSGMSQFPGVPTVAQSAVPGFQASTWYGLYAPKGTPRQAIDTLYAAWQQALKDSDFTGKMSEQGIQLLDPAQYAPAAFQAFTAEEVKRWTGVIEQAHIPKQ from the coding sequence ATGAATTCGAGGATCATCGCGGCCGGCCTAGTGCTTGCCTTGGGCATGGCGGGCAGCGCCGCCGCGGCGGACTACCCGTCCCGCCCCATTACGTGGATCGTGCCCTTTGCCGCCGGCGGCCCCACCGACGCCATGGCGCGCAACATCGCCAACCGCGTGGGGCAGACGCTGAAGCAGACCATCCTGATCGAGAACGTGGCCGGCGCCGGCGGGACGATAGGCGCGGCCAAGGCCGCCAAATCGACGTCCGATGGCTATACCTTCCTGGTGGGCCACGTGGGCTACATGGCCGCCGCGCCGTCGCTGTACCAGCGGCTACAGTACGACCCGGTCAAGGACTTCGATGCGGTCTTCCGTTTTCCCGATACGCCGCTGGTGCTGCTGGTGGGCGCCGGGTCCCCGCAGAAGGACGTGAAATCGCTGGTCGCCTATGCGCGCGCGAATCCCGGCAAGCTGAATTTCGGCAATGCAGGGGTGGGGTCCACTTCGCACCTGGTGGCCGCCATGTTCGCCGCCCAGGCGGGCATCGAGATCACGCCCATCGCCTACAAGGGCGCGGGCCCCGCCATGAATGACCTAATGGGCGGCCAGGTCGATGCCATGTTCGACCAGACCAATACGGCGCTGCCGCAGACGCGCGGCGGCAAGATCCGCGCGCTGGCCCTGACCTCGACGTCCGGCATGTCGCAGTTTCCCGGCGTGCCCACCGTCGCGCAAAGCGCGGTGCCCGGCTTCCAGGCATCGACCTGGTATGGCCTGTATGCCCCCAAGGGCACGCCGCGGCAGGCCATCGACACGCTGTACGCCGCCTGGCAGCAAGCCTTGAAGGACTCGGACTTCACGGGCAAGATGAGCGAGCAGGGCATACAGCTGCTGGACCCGGCGCAATACGCGCCCGCCGCGTTCCAGGCCTTCACGGCCGAAGAGGTCAAGCGCTGGACCGGCGTCATCGAGCAGGCGCACATTCCCAAGCAATAG
- a CDS encoding fumarate hydratase, whose amino-acid sequence MRDIHAEDIVTSIADALQFVSYYHPADFVMALRRAHDAETRPAARNAMLQILINSRLSARAHRPICQDTGVVHVYARLGMDARVRGEPGAPTPTLQALADQGVARAYGWPDNPLRASVIREPLGARMNTRDNTPAVLHVELVEGDGLHLTVAAKGGGGDVKARYTMLNPSDSVADWVIAQLPGMGAGWCPPGTLGIGVGGTPEQAMFIAKRALFAPIDIDQLRARGARTPAEALRLALYDRINALGIGAQGLGGDLTVLDVKVAEAPTHAALQAVAMVPNCAATRFVSFELDGSGPARLAPPDPALWEGLPDALPLEAGRRVDLDTLTRQQVAQWRAGETLLLSGTLYTARDAAHKRMLEMLERGEPLPVDLRDRAIYYVGPVDPVAGEAVGPAGPTTSNRMDKFMPALMSRTGLLLTIGKAERGPTAAAAITQAGGAYLIAVGGAAYLVSQAVRAARVVAFADLGMEAIYEFQVRDMPVTVALDAHGGTVHKFAIYNAASKTHEKAAPSDGAALR is encoded by the coding sequence ATGCGCGACATCCACGCCGAAGACATCGTCACCAGCATCGCCGACGCGCTGCAGTTCGTCAGCTACTACCATCCGGCGGATTTCGTCATGGCCTTGCGTCGCGCGCATGATGCCGAAACCCGGCCCGCCGCGCGCAACGCCATGCTGCAGATCCTGATCAACAGCCGGCTCAGCGCCCGCGCCCACCGCCCGATCTGCCAGGATACCGGCGTGGTGCACGTCTACGCGCGGCTGGGCATGGACGCCCGCGTGCGGGGCGAACCCGGCGCGCCCACGCCCACGCTGCAGGCGCTGGCCGACCAGGGCGTCGCGCGCGCCTACGGTTGGCCGGACAATCCCTTGCGCGCTTCCGTCATCCGCGAGCCCCTTGGCGCGCGCATGAATACCCGCGACAACACGCCCGCCGTCTTGCATGTGGAGCTGGTCGAGGGCGATGGCCTGCATCTGACCGTCGCGGCCAAGGGCGGCGGCGGCGATGTCAAGGCCCGCTATACCATGCTCAACCCCAGCGATTCGGTGGCCGATTGGGTGATCGCCCAACTGCCCGGCATGGGCGCGGGCTGGTGTCCGCCCGGCACCCTGGGCATAGGCGTGGGCGGCACGCCGGAACAGGCCATGTTCATCGCGAAGCGCGCGCTGTTCGCGCCCATCGACATCGACCAGCTGCGCGCGCGCGGCGCCCGGACACCGGCCGAGGCCTTGCGCCTGGCGCTCTACGATCGCATCAACGCGCTCGGCATCGGCGCGCAGGGGCTGGGGGGAGACCTGACGGTGCTGGACGTCAAGGTCGCCGAGGCGCCCACGCATGCGGCGCTGCAGGCGGTGGCAATGGTGCCCAACTGTGCGGCGACGCGCTTCGTGTCCTTCGAGCTGGACGGCTCCGGTCCCGCGCGCCTGGCGCCGCCGGATCCGGCCTTGTGGGAGGGATTGCCCGATGCGCTGCCGCTGGAAGCGGGGCGACGCGTCGACCTGGATACCTTGACCCGACAGCAGGTCGCGCAGTGGCGCGCCGGTGAAACGTTGCTGCTTTCGGGCACGCTGTACACCGCGCGCGATGCCGCGCACAAGCGCATGCTGGAAATGCTGGAGCGTGGAGAACCTTTGCCCGTGGACCTGCGCGACCGGGCCATCTACTACGTCGGGCCGGTGGACCCGGTGGCCGGTGAAGCCGTCGGGCCGGCAGGGCCGACGACGTCCAACCGCATGGACAAGTTCATGCCCGCCTTGATGTCGCGCACGGGGCTGCTGCTGACGATAGGCAAGGCGGAGCGCGGCCCAACGGCCGCCGCCGCCATCACGCAGGCGGGCGGCGCCTATCTGATCGCGGTGGGCGGCGCGGCGTATCTGGTCTCGCAGGCGGTGCGCGCGGCGCGCGTGGTGGCCTTCGCGGACCTGGGCATGGAAGCCATCTACGAATTCCAGGTCCGCGACATGCCCGTCACCGTCGCGCTGGACGCGCACGGCGGCACGGTGCACAAGTTCGCGATATACAATGCTGCGTCGAAAACGCACGAGAAGGCCGCGCCGTCCGATGGAGCCGCGCTACGCTGA